In a single window of the Pelagibacterium sp. 26DY04 genome:
- a CDS encoding DUF2065 domain-containing protein, which produces MTDLFAALALAIVLEGLLYAAFPEQMKRMIAQVLTMPTNQLRMGALVMAGVGLVLLALVRM; this is translated from the coding sequence GTGACCGACCTTTTTGCGGCGCTGGCGCTGGCGATCGTTCTCGAAGGGCTGCTTTACGCGGCGTTTCCCGAACAGATGAAGCGCATGATCGCGCAGGTTCTGACCATGCCCACCAACCAGTTGCGCATGGGCGCGCTGGTGATGGCCGGGGTGGGGCTGGTGCTGCTGGCTCTGGTGCGGATGTAG